The Candidatus Nezhaarchaeota archaeon DNA window GTCGTCAGGAGCTCTGCCAGGGCACTTTTCAGCACAAGTCCCACATGCAGTGCATTTCGCTGGATCTACGTACTTTGGATGTTTCCTTATCTTGACCTTAAAGTGACCTGCCTCTCCATCAACCGACACTACTTCCGCGTTAGTTATGAGTTCTATGTTTTTGTGAGCGGCGACGTCATTCATCTTTGGTGAAAGTATGCACATTGCGCAATCATCTGTTGGGAATGTCTTGTAGGTCTTTGCCATGTTACCTCCTATAACCGATCTCTTCTCAACAAGGTAAACCTTGTACCCCATGTCAGCTAAGTCCAGTGATGCTTGTATTCCTGCTATCCCTCCACCTATGACTAGGACCGATCTTAACCTACCTTCGTGGGACCTCGCAAGGCCTAGTGATGCTTGTATTCCTGCTATCCCTCCACCTATGACTAATACTTTCCTTACTACATCCTCCCTAATAGTTCCAATTTCTTCGTGTTCATGTACTCTCATAACTGCAGCCCTTATGAGAGCCTTGGCTTTCTCTGTTGCCTTATGAGGCTCATTTATGTGAACCCATGAGCATTGCTCCCTTATATTCGCCATCTCTAGGAAGAACTTATTTAGACCTGCTTCCTCTAAGCATCGGCGGAAGGTGATTTCGTGAAGCTTAGGAGAGCAAGCAGCAACAATAATCCTATTTAGATCGTATTCCTTTATGGCATCTTTAATCAATTGCTGACCTGCTTCAGAGCACATGAACATGTAATCCCTAGCCACTATGACGTTCGGCAACTTCTCAGCGTACTTTCTAACGTCTTCGATGTCGATCGTTCCAGCTATGTTCTTACCGCAATGACATATAAATACCCCGATCCTTACGTTCTTAGACATTGAATCCTCACCTAGTTATCTCTACCATGAAGTGCTTAATTAGTGGGGCCTTAGTTTCTTCGTGCACTTTAAAGTTCGCTATTGATAGTGGGCTACAGCTTGGGAAGTGTATAGGCATGAACACTACGCCTTTGAGGCCCTTTGGCACCACCTTAACCTTAACCCTTAAGCTCCCCCTTGACCCCTTGACCTCAACGACATCTCCATCCTTTAAGTTAAGTTCGAGCGCATCTTCCTGAGAGATTTCAAGGTATGGTTCAGGTACTTCCTTTGATGCAAAGCTTAACCTTCGAGTTAAGTCACCTGTATCTAGGTGGTGTATCCCCCTTCCGGCTATGAGGACAAACTTATTTGAAGCTTCTTCAGGCGATTCGGGCTTAAGCTTCAATTCTTTCAGGCTAGTAATCCCTTTGATCTCCTTCTTGACTAACTGGCCGCCAATCACTGATACGCTCTCTACGGTTAAGTTTGAATATTGGTCTACCGTGAGCGTTATCTCTTTAAAAACATCAGTCCAGCTAGAGTAATTGAAGCCTTTCGCACCCATAATCCTTGCGAGTTCTGATAGAATTAACCATAAAGGTTTAGCTTCATTCAACGGGTCGATAGCCTTAAAGCTTCTTTGAACTCTCCCCTCAATGTTCGTGTAGGTTCCGTCGTACTCAGCCCATGAACATATTGGTAATACCACGTGAGCAAGCTTTGTAGTATCTGTAGGGAAGAGGTCCATCACCACGAGCAAGTCAAGCCTTCTTAAAGCATCCTCAATGAGCCTTCGGTCAGGTAATGATGCAACTAAGTTGAAGCCTATGACTATGAGGGCCTTTAAGTCTCCTTTGGCTGAAGCCTCGATCATCTCAGTTATAGTGAGACCCCTCTCGACTAACGTATAGCCTGGACCGTACTCAGCTAAGCAACCCATGTCGCATGATCCCTGCATATTGCTTTGATCGGTTAATGGTACTAGACCGCCATTGGAAAAGGCCCCTACAGCTGTGCTGAGTACCACAAGAGCTCTGAGGGCGGTCAAAGCTCTTCTCTGCTGAGTCAGTCCATGAGAAAATATTATTATTGGTCTCTTAGAGAGTGCAAGCCTGAGAACGGCTTCCCTTACTAACTTTGAGCTAATACCCACTTTTGCTTCTACTTTCTCGGGAATGTACTCCTCCGCCAATTTAACTGCTTCTTGGAAGCCTTCAACTTTCCAGGCTTCGTCCTTAATTAGCTTTGATGAACTTACAACGTTGAGCATTGACAGGAATAACTCGGGATCGCTTCCCGGCTTAACTTGGAGATGTAGATCCGACTTCCACGTCGTCTTAGTACGCCTCGGATCCAAGACCACTATTGTTGCCCCGCCATCCCTAGCTCTCAGAATCCTCCTCGCTAAAACAGGGTTTACCTCAAAGGGATTAGCACCAGCTATTAGAATGAAGTCTGCTTCCTCGATCGAATCTAACGTGCACGTAGCCCATGGATACTTGAGTTCCTTGGCTAGGACGCTCAATGTAGCTGCATGCGTGAGCCTAGCTGGATTGTCTATGTTTGGAGTCTCTAAAACTGTTCTAGCAAACTTCTGAGTTACATAGCAGTCTTCGTTTGACGTTCTCGCTGAAGCTACGATGCCAATCGATCTTGGACCATGCTCCGACTTTATCTTCAACAATCTTTCTGATAGGAACTTTAAGGCATCACTCCAAGAGACCTCCTTAAATCCACTATCATTTCTGATGAGCGGGACTGCAAGCCTATCAGGATGTTGAACAATTTCGTAACTGGTGTTTCCTCTCGTACAAAGAGCCCCCTCATTTGGCCCCTCGCTCAAGTACTCTATACCTACTATCGCTCCTTTATCTATTATTAGCTTCAAGTTGCACCCAAGACAACAAAACGGACAAATGGATCTCACACTATCCAATCTTAGCCCCCCTACTCCTCAATAATGATTTAGCTGCAACAACCTTCTTACAGTTTTCACAAAGAAGACCAATCCTGTCGATGTGGGTCTTAGGTAAGGGTAAGTGTTTAATCAGATCATGTACTTCATTTATTTGCTTAATTGAGGAAATAGATCTTCCACATATCATGCACCTCTTGAGCTCAACATCAATTAGGAGGAGAGGCTCATCGCTTAAAAAACTTGATAAATCGAAAACTCTCTCAACCTTTACGGCTTCCTTGGGGCATTTAATAGCGCACTCTTCACAAGCTATGCACCTCCAGTAATCCATGTATATCCTCCTCCTATCCTGAGTTTCAATAAGTCTCAAAGCCCCGCCTAAGCATTGGATCGTACAAGCTGCACATCCATAGCACTTCTCTGAGTCATAGATGGGCTTGCCAAAACCGTACAGTAACTCAGGTACCTCTATAACCGCCTCAGATGCTATGGTACCTCTCTTAACAAACTCTAAGAGGGCTTTTCTAAACTCTTCGATTTTATGCGAAACAGCCATCACAGCTTCAACCCTTAATGCTCACCCTCTTAACAAATGGACACGAAACAACGCATATGTTACAACCTATACATGTTATGAACATTAAGGCCCCTGATGTGCATGTAGCCACGCAAGCTGGCTCTAGCCCTTGCCTTATCCTCTCAATACACATATCGCATTTAACAACGATTCTCTTCTCCTCTTCAAGTCTGGGCATGCCAAAAGGACATGCTACTATGCATGCTTTACATGCAACACACTTTGCCTCATTCAGTATAGTGAAGCCCTCGGGCGAGATGTCTATAGCCTTCTCAGGACACGCCTCAACGCAAGCAGGGACCTCACAATGTTGACAGTGCATTGGGACATTGAATTCAGATATCGTCTGGATATACATCCTTGGGCTACCATCATGCACTCTAGCACATGCAGCTTCGCACGACTTGCATCCTATGCACTTCTCAAGGTCTATGTAAAAGACCTTCCTTAACGAAGTTCTATAAGATGCAAAGGTTTTATGTTGCGTTTCTCCCTTAACCTCCTTCTGGGATGTCAAGCTAGTTCACTCCCAATTTCCTTAATAGAGGTTCGACACTAACATTGTTTTGATGTAAACCGAGCTCTCCGGGGCTTAGACCCATTGCTAAACCTAAAAGCTGTGTATAGTAGACTATTGGCATGCTAAATGAAGTGCCATAACTTTTGTTTATCTCTATCTGACCTGTATCAAATTGAAGGTGGCAAAATGAACATGCGTTAACTATGCAATCAGCTCCGCTAGCATAAGCATTCTCGATCTTTTCTTTCGTCATATGCAGGGCCACGTCCAAAGCTCCAGATCTAACTCCACCGCCAGCGCCACAGCACATGAACTTGTCTTTCCAATCAATGCTTTTTGCTCCAGTAACCTCTACAAGCTCATCAAAGAATCTTGGCCTCTCAACCCCCTCTTTCCAAGGTCTTTTATCACTCGGCTTTAGGATGTGACACCCGTAGTGGACGGCAGCCTTAACGTTGCTTAAAGGTTTCCTGATGAATTCTTTAAGCTTTTCAGCTCCTACATCGAAGTATAGGACTTCAAGAACATGTTTCACCTTGATCTTGCCTTTAAACGATCTACCTACTTGGGATAAGTAGTAGTCGACTTTATCTCTAATCTCCTTCTTTTCATGATAATCATACCATATGTCTCTTAGAGTTCCATAACAACCACTACATCCTGTGACTATATCCAGGCCCATTTCTTCAGCTATTGATAAATTCCTAGCTCCCAATGCCACCCATACATCAAACTTGAAGGACCTCACGACTCCGGGGGCAGGGCAACACGAAGCACCCTTCATGTCTACGAGCTCTATGCCCAGTTTTTCAAAGACCCTTCTAACGGAAGCTTCGAGTCCAGGATACCTGTTAGGCATTATGCAGCCTAAGAAGAACGCATATTTTAGCTCACCCAAGACCTTCACCCCACGAGCTTAGTAAACCCGGTGACTTCGAGGAGCTTCTTGACTTCTTCAAGAGCCTCAGGGTGAGAGTGTACAGTTGGAGGAACTTCTGATAAGCCTAATTCAGCTCTGCGCTTTTTATTAGGTTCGTTTATAGGCACTAGGTGCCCATGGTTCACTAGGTACTTCGATATCTCTTTATGTCTAGGTAGCATGAACCCTTGAGCTGCAGCCATGTTCCTTAAAGCTATGATGGCTTCGATGATGCTTATCTTCCGAGGACATCGCTCATAGCACGTATAACACGTAGTGCAAAGCCATATATCGTTGCTTTTTAGTAAGTCCTCTCTCAATCCAAGCAAGGCTTTTCTTATGACGACCCTGGTCCTAAAAGCCGTCCTCCTACCTGAAGGACATGATCCCGTACACGTGCCACATTGAATGCACTTTTCAATCCCAGTCTCTTTAAGTGTCTCGGGGATTTTCCTATTAAGTTGATCTAGGGTTATGAGACTTCTAGTAATCAAAGGCTTGGTATCCGCCATCATGATCTTGCCCCTTGAGACCCTCGTAAAGTATTTAGTTCGCTGTTAACCTTTCCATAATCTTACTTAGGTCTTTTTTAAACTTTCCCAGTTTTTCCTAAAAAATTAAAATTTAACCCTTCATCATGCAGTACGTTAACACGTCACTACGTAATATCAATACCTTACATTCTTCACCTCTTGAGAATATCCTAATGTGAGCTTATGAGCTCCTCGATCCTTTGTAATAGATCCTTAGGCCTCCTTAATACGATAACTCCCTTAATTATAGACAATTTCTCCACATTTTCTAAGTCTATAGGACTGCTCCTCGCCTTAACCTTAACTCTAAACTTGATGGCTCCGAAAGGGCACGAGCGAAGACAGCTTGAGCATCCAATGCATTTGCTAAGGTCTATGTGACCTAGACCTTCTACAAGCTCAAAAGCTCCTGTGGGACACGAAGTTAACGGTTTACAATCCTTACATCTACGCACTTCGCACACGAGCCTATCGACCATGTGTGGAGTCTCTGTCTCGTACTCAGCCTCAATATCTGTTGGAACTATGAATACTCTGACACCGCCCTTAAGTGCTTGGGCTATAGCTATGGTCGGCGGTGTATCCGCTATTCCCCTCACGACTTTCGCCACAGTATTTGCAGATGCTGGCGACGCTATTAGTGCTCGATACATCCCCATTAAAAGCCTACCAGCTTTGCTACAACTGGCTCCATCACTTGGCGTCACCAGCTCTCTGTAGTAGCTACCATCGGCTATGGCTCTCAATCTCTTTTCAAGACCGTACATCCTAACAACTTCAAGGCCTGCTTGAGATATGAAGACAGTTATTTCGAAGCCTCGAGATGCAAGCTCCTCCATGACTTCTATGCTTTCGAAGAGGTGGTGACCAGCTCCCGTTAAGCACCACGCTAGTCTATTTCGAGACCAGCTCAACCCTTTCTACACCCTTAAGCAGTCCATTCACCTGATCGGCTAAGTCCTTAAGGACACGCTGATAATCTAACTTCCCCACTTCTATCAAAGCCATCTTTTCTTCAAGCTCTTTCGTAGTCTCTTCAGACACTAGCTCACCAAAATTCTCTGTAAGGTACTTGTAAACCTCTTTTCCTTGGGCTGTTGCTATCAAACCTCCCCATTTATTCTTGACAACGTAGCCGTGTCTCAGGAGTCCCTCGATGATCTTAGAGTAAGTCGATGGTCTGCCTATGCCCCTCTCCCTCATTAGTCTTACGATGTCTCCCTCCCTGTATAGCGGTACTTTTGATGTTCTCCTTATCTCGACATTCTCTATCTTGCATTTATCACCCTTATTGAGCTTGTTGAGGAGCTTGTAACCTAGAACGTCGTAAAATCCTGGATCCTTTATCTCGACGATTCCCTCTTCTTCGGCAAAGTACTTCACGCCACTTATCTCAAGACTAAACTTATACCTTGCCCTCACGATTAATGCTCTTCTCATCTGACTTGCTATGAACCTCTTAAATATTAAGTCGTAGAGCCTATAGTGCTTCATAGTTAAGGGGACTATAGTCGTTATGGATCCGTCCATGATTAGCCGTTGAAGTGTTGATGCATCTATGGGCCTTGTGGGTCTTATGCACTCATGCGCACCCTCTTTAAACCAATCTCTTGGCACAAACCAGTTCTTATACTCATCTCCATACCTCTCCTGAAGGTAGTCTCTAGCTATTGCCCTACCCACATCTGAGACCGTTGTGCTGTCAGTTCTATGGTAAGTTATGAGACCCATCTCGAATAATTCTTGCGCTATCTTCATGGTTTCAGCTGAGGTGAAGCCCTTCATCGAGGCTATGTACAGAAGCTCATCAGTTGTGAAGGGTGGAGGTGGATTCACTTCAACTTCTTCAAGAACGACGTCTTCAACTATGACCTCGGATTCCTTAATCTTTGATTGGAGCTCCTTAACTTCTTTAAAGGATAGGGGGACGTCGAAGTAGAGTCTAAAGCCTCCCTCAACGTCAACTATCACGTAGTTAGTTATGTTCCTCTTCCACTCCTCGCATCTTTCGATTATCCATCCCAAGACTGGTGTTTGAACTCTACCTGCTGCAAGCCACTTTTTGCCAAAGACGTTCCAAAGCCTTTCACTTAGACTAAATCCTATCCATCTGTCTTCTATTCTTCGAACCAATTGAGCTTCGACCATTGATATGCTTATGTCTCGAGGGTTGTTCAAGGCCTCATAAATAGCTCTTCTCGTAACTTCATGAAACACACCCCTTCTCACTTCATTCAAGTAAGGGGCGATGGTACAGGCAACGTCCCATCCTATTTTCTCGCCCTCAACATCGGGATCCGTGGCTATGAACGCTAAATCAACTTCATTCGCTATTCTCCTAAGAGCTCTTACCACGTCATCTGACTTAACAATAGAGCTCGACCCACACCTAGGACAGACGTCACTGTCTAGTGTAAATTGATACCCACACTTCTTACATCTTTTTAGCGTACCGTATATTGGAATGAAGCGATCGCTAAGCAGTAGCACTCCATACCTACCTACATCCTCCATCACCAAATCGTATATGTGTCCTCTCGTCGCAATTATGCTTAAGAGGAAGTTTCCAGCGAAAACTTCAAAGGCCCTTAACGGCCCTATGATTCTTCGTGATGGCCTTCCAAAGAAGTTGGCTATCGTGCGAGCTTTTGTAGGACTTTCAACGACCATTAGTGCGCTCTTAACAGGCTCTTTAACCTCTTCGACCTCGCCTATTAAGGCCTTCTTGACCCTTACCCTATCTTCATCTATCTCCTTCATCAACCTCTCGAGATCAACCTCAGAAAGAGGCTTCCACTGTATGTCATCTATGTATATTCTTGTCTGCTTAATCAAATTATTGAGAGCGTTAGTGTCCTGAGGGAGGTAAATCACTATGCTAAGCCCCTTCGTTAAGCCACCAGTGTACATCCTTGATGTTCTTCCACTAGCTTGAATGTACGTCATGACGTCAGGTATGAACATGTACAGTTTTCCATCTATCTCCCTAACGTCTATCACGGGGCTCTCAAGGAACTTCTTTTTGACCTCTTCTCGCTTCAACAACTCATTCATTAGCTCTCTCGCGCTAGCGAATAGTTGCCGTACCTCCTCGAGGTAGCCTTCAAGCTTCACTTCCTTACGAAGAGCATCAGTTACAAGCCTTGCTTCTTCGTACCCAAGTCTTAAAGCATGACGCCTCATGTCGGCTACCACCCTTGCCAGGCGGTAAGCCTCATCTCCTTCAACTATCGTCTGTAGCACGGACATTATCTGAAGAAGCCTTATGGGGTGGCTCTCCTTTGAGTCTAATGTGAACTTAAACTTCGGTACTGCGACGAAGAGCGCATACCTAACTCTTTCAGGAAGATCTAGCCCCCTAACTATCACGCCATAGTAACTTGCAACTCCAACTAGGACTTCAAGCTCTCCTCTAGCGAAGTCCTCTATGAGCTTCCTTATACCTCTCATGCCAGCCTTAGCGAATGCTGCCTTAATGCCATTTGAAACCAAGTACTCTGTAAGGGCTTGAGCATAGTCTGCTCCTAAATCATGGGAGACGTATATCAGTCCTCCACTACCTAGCTTTCTTACGAGGTCCAATACCGGTCCCATTAAGTCCTCGGGTTTGTCCCCCTCTACTAATAGATGGCAGTCTTGAATATTCCTCATGTACTCAACTATTGTTCCAGCTTCGAAGCCCAATAGTTCACGAAACAATTTAACCCTTAAACCTCTAGCTCGACCCGTTGCGCTTAAAACTATGAGCTGACCGTAATTATTGCCAGCCAACGAGCTCTTCAACTTAGAGCTCATTTCGTTGAGCTTGGCCCTAACCTCTTCGACTTTCTCCTTACGTCCGATCCTCAATAGCCCAAGTAGTTTAGCTCTCTCTCTAATTAACCTCATGGCTAAGTCGATATCTTCTTGTGGAAAGCCCATTAAGTTCAGGACCCTGTCGATGTTCCTAGACCTCCTTAGAAGGGCATCGACGTCATCGACGGCAACAAGGTCGAACCTTGCCCCTAACATTTTGTTAAAGTTTTTAGCAAGAGACATCGGCGTTGTTACGACGACGTCAACTTGACCTTTCCTTATGGCATCAAACGCACTCTCTTTGTCCTTAACATGACCACCAAATAATGGAATGATTCCTAGATTAAGCATTGCATTCTCAGCGTACTTCTTAAGCCACTCGTAAACCTGGTTCGCAAGCACTATCGTAGGTAGTACGAATAACGTCTTCTTCCCCTGCTTAGCGTAGTACAGCGTTAAGGCAACTGCGAAGAGCGTTTTTCCAACGCCTGTTGGAGCTATTATGGCAAAGCTAAGGCCCGATAAGGCTCTCTTAGCCCACGTCCTCTGTGCGCTCCACATCCTCTTTCCCGTGATTTTGCTGAAGAACTCCTCGAAATCCTTTAACTTACGAGCTAAATTGACGTAGTCCTTAAGTCCCATAAGCTTTCCGCGAGCTTCTAGAAACTCTCCAAGCTTTAGCTCGAAGTCGAGGGGTGAGGACTTGAAGAGGTCCATAAACGCACTTACTTCTTTGATATCTGGCAAACAATTAGTGCATGGTAGACCAGCTAATAGTCTGTCATCTGTTATATCTCCGCCGCAATTTGGGCACAGTCCTCTGAATATGGCGTGTATCATTCTACTCAAAACATATGGGCTAGGAGTTATTTAACCTTGCTCAGCCCCAAGATCCTCCACGTCCTCTATGTACATTAGATTGAAATTTAGATCCTCCACATACCTCATTCTA harbors:
- the hdrC gene encoding CoB--CoM heterodisulfide reductase subunit C: MMADTKPLITRSLITLDQLNRKIPETLKETGIEKCIQCGTCTGSCPSGRRTAFRTRVVIRKALLGLREDLLKSNDIWLCTTCYTCYERCPRKISIIEAIIALRNMAAAQGFMLPRHKEISKYLVNHGHLVPINEPNKKRRAELGLSEVPPTVHSHPEALEEVKKLLEVTGFTKLVG
- a CDS encoding 4Fe-4S dicluster domain-containing protein — its product is MAVSHKIEEFRKALLEFVKRGTIASEAVIEVPELLYGFGKPIYDSEKCYGCAACTIQCLGGALRLIETQDRRRIYMDYWRCIACEECAIKCPKEAVKVERVFDLSSFLSDEPLLLIDVELKRCMICGRSISSIKQINEVHDLIKHLPLPKTHIDRIGLLCENCKKVVAAKSLLRSRGAKIG
- the hdrB gene encoding CoB--CoM heterodisulfide reductase subunit B; the protein is MGELKYAFFLGCIMPNRYPGLEASVRRVFEKLGIELVDMKGASCCPAPGVVRSFKFDVWVALGARNLSIAEEMGLDIVTGCSGCYGTLRDIWYDYHEKKEIRDKVDYYLSQVGRSFKGKIKVKHVLEVLYFDVGAEKLKEFIRKPLSNVKAAVHYGCHILKPSDKRPWKEGVERPRFFDELVEVTGAKSIDWKDKFMCCGAGGGVRSGALDVALHMTKEKIENAYASGADCIVNACSFCHLQFDTGQIEINKSYGTSFSMPIVYYTQLLGLAMGLSPGELGLHQNNVSVEPLLRKLGVN
- a CDS encoding flavoprotein yields the protein MSWSRNRLAWCLTGAGHHLFESIEVMEELASRGFEITVFISQAGLEVVRMYGLEKRLRAIADGSYYRELVTPSDGASCSKAGRLLMGMYRALIASPASANTVAKVVRGIADTPPTIAIAQALKGGVRVFIVPTDIEAEYETETPHMVDRLVCEVRRCKDCKPLTSCPTGAFELVEGLGHIDLSKCIGCSSCLRSCPFGAIKFRVKVKARSSPIDLENVEKLSIIKGVIVLRRPKDLLQRIEELISSH
- a CDS encoding 4Fe-4S dicluster domain-containing protein; protein product: MTSQKEVKGETQHKTFASYRTSLRKVFYIDLEKCIGCKSCEAACARVHDGSPRMYIQTISEFNVPMHCQHCEVPACVEACPEKAIDISPEGFTILNEAKCVACKACIVACPFGMPRLEEEKRIVVKCDMCIERIRQGLEPACVATCTSGALMFITCIGCNICVVSCPFVKRVSIKG
- the rgy gene encoding reverse gyrase, with amino-acid sequence MIHAIFRGLCPNCGGDITDDRLLAGLPCTNCLPDIKEVSAFMDLFKSSPLDFELKLGEFLEARGKLMGLKDYVNLARKLKDFEEFFSKITGKRMWSAQRTWAKRALSGLSFAIIAPTGVGKTLFAVALTLYYAKQGKKTLFVLPTIVLANQVYEWLKKYAENAMLNLGIIPLFGGHVKDKESAFDAIRKGQVDVVVTTPMSLAKNFNKMLGARFDLVAVDDVDALLRRSRNIDRVLNLMGFPQEDIDLAMRLIRERAKLLGLLRIGRKEKVEEVRAKLNEMSSKLKSSLAGNNYGQLIVLSATGRARGLRVKLFRELLGFEAGTIVEYMRNIQDCHLLVEGDKPEDLMGPVLDLVRKLGSGGLIYVSHDLGADYAQALTEYLVSNGIKAAFAKAGMRGIRKLIEDFARGELEVLVGVASYYGVIVRGLDLPERVRYALFVAVPKFKFTLDSKESHPIRLLQIMSVLQTIVEGDEAYRLARVVADMRRHALRLGYEEARLVTDALRKEVKLEGYLEEVRQLFASARELMNELLKREEVKKKFLESPVIDVREIDGKLYMFIPDVMTYIQASGRTSRMYTGGLTKGLSIVIYLPQDTNALNNLIKQTRIYIDDIQWKPLSEVDLERLMKEIDEDRVRVKKALIGEVEEVKEPVKSALMVVESPTKARTIANFFGRPSRRIIGPLRAFEVFAGNFLLSIIATRGHIYDLVMEDVGRYGVLLLSDRFIPIYGTLKRCKKCGYQFTLDSDVCPRCGSSSIVKSDDVVRALRRIANEVDLAFIATDPDVEGEKIGWDVACTIAPYLNEVRRGVFHEVTRRAIYEALNNPRDISISMVEAQLVRRIEDRWIGFSLSERLWNVFGKKWLAAGRVQTPVLGWIIERCEEWKRNITNYVIVDVEGGFRLYFDVPLSFKEVKELQSKIKESEVIVEDVVLEEVEVNPPPPFTTDELLYIASMKGFTSAETMKIAQELFEMGLITYHRTDSTTVSDVGRAIARDYLQERYGDEYKNWFVPRDWFKEGAHECIRPTRPIDASTLQRLIMDGSITTIVPLTMKHYRLYDLIFKRFIASQMRRALIVRARYKFSLEISGVKYFAEEEGIVEIKDPGFYDVLGYKLLNKLNKGDKCKIENVEIRRTSKVPLYREGDIVRLMRERGIGRPSTYSKIIEGLLRHGYVVKNKWGGLIATAQGKEVYKYLTENFGELVSEETTKELEEKMALIEVGKLDYQRVLKDLADQVNGLLKGVERVELVSK
- a CDS encoding molybdopterin-dependent oxidoreductase is translated as MRSICPFCCLGCNLKLIIDKGAIVGIEYLSEGPNEGALCTRGNTSYEIVQHPDRLAVPLIRNDSGFKEVSWSDALKFLSERLLKIKSEHGPRSIGIVASARTSNEDCYVTQKFARTVLETPNIDNPARLTHAATLSVLAKELKYPWATCTLDSIEEADFILIAGANPFEVNPVLARRILRARDGGATIVVLDPRRTKTTWKSDLHLQVKPGSDPELFLSMLNVVSSSKLIKDEAWKVEGFQEAVKLAEEYIPEKVEAKVGISSKLVREAVLRLALSKRPIIIFSHGLTQQRRALTALRALVVLSTAVGAFSNGGLVPLTDQSNMQGSCDMGCLAEYGPGYTLVERGLTITEMIEASAKGDLKALIVIGFNLVASLPDRRLIEDALRRLDLLVVMDLFPTDTTKLAHVVLPICSWAEYDGTYTNIEGRVQRSFKAIDPLNEAKPLWLILSELARIMGAKGFNYSSWTDVFKEITLTVDQYSNLTVESVSVIGGQLVKKEIKGITSLKELKLKPESPEEASNKFVLIAGRGIHHLDTGDLTRRLSFASKEVPEPYLEISQEDALELNLKDGDVVEVKGSRGSLRVKVKVVPKGLKGVVFMPIHFPSCSPLSIANFKVHEETKAPLIKHFMVEITR